The genomic DNA atggacATTAAATCAGTCAGCGTGTTTCTTTTATCAGGTATCATCATTGGCCGGGGCCGTAGAATTTAACTGAATTTGATCCTCCTCGTAGGCATTTTGATTCCAAGACTCAGCTCAAAAACAATTCGGCAGGCTGTGGGAGTTGTGGGATGTGTCATAATGCCTCACAATGTATTCTTGCACTCTGCTTTGGTACAGTCAAGAAAGATTGATCCCAACAGGAAAGGCCGGGTTCAAGAAGCACTCAACTACTATTCAATTGAGGCATCGATTGCACTCTCAATCTCCTTCATGATCAATTTGTTTGTCACAGCTGTTTTTGCCAAGGGATTTTATGGTACTGAAAAAGCCCATGGTATTGGACTAGTAAATGCAGGGAAGTATCTTGAGGAGAAGTACGGAGGAGGACTCCCAATTCTTTATATCTGGGGTATTGGGCTATTGGCGGCTGGACAGAGTAGCACAATAACTGGCACCTATGCTGGACAGTTTATCATGGGAGGCTTTCTCAACCTCCGTCTTAAGAAATGGCTGAGGGCTTTGATCACACGGAGTTTTGCAATTGTGCCAANNNNNNNNNNNNNNNNNNNNNNNNNNNNNNNNNNNNNNNNNNNNNNNNNNNNNNNNNNNNNNNNNNNNNNNNNNNNNNNNNNNNNNNNNNNNNNNNNNNNGGATTGAGTATACCTGAATTACCAACAACAGAGTTGGCAGATGATTGAGGGTATTGATGCTTGATTTAGTAGATTCATCAGTTGTTGACATTGAGCAGAAATCATGGACAACTGATTACCACTCAACTGAGGACTGCTCAACTGAGAAGAATTATTCAACTGAATGGAATTGCTCAACTGAGGAGGATGAGAAATAGGACCACTAAGGTCAGTTCCTTGCAATTGCACTTGATTGGCTGAATGTGACACTGGTCTGGTTCGAGTGAGCTTAAAACCAGGTGGATAACCATGAattttgtagcatttttcaatagTGTGACCAGCTACTCCACAATGTGAACACATGGGACGATCTCTCCTATAGTTTTGCTTAAAAAACCTAGGCCCTGGTGAAGTTTTGGTCATATATGCAACAGGTTCAGGATGAATTGAAGGAGAAGGTTTTCGAAAGGATCAAAGAAAGGATTGTTAGAAAGATTATGGTTGTGTGGTTGATTTTCTGCCAGTGAAGCAGAGAATACAGGGGAAATGTTTGGTGAAAATTCAGGTGGAATGTTTGCATGAGCGGAAGATGATGAACAATCTGCCATTGGAGATGGACCAGAATATGCAAAGAAATCACAGTTTGTgattatggctctgataccatgtcaaacTATTCAAGAATGAATagaatcaagaagaaaacagagCATGTTGTATGTGGAAGAAGaacagaaggagaagaagaaagaagaagcaagtaGATGGagcagagaagaagagaagttctTCATTATCATAATAAACTCGCATGAATTACAAGCAGAAGCAAGAAAGCTTATATACAAGCTACCAATGAAGCAACTGAAACTGTGAAAACAGTTTAACAACTTGAACTTAAAAACTAACTAACTTACTCAACAGAAAAgctagtttatttagtttatacacGTGTTAAAACCTCTAATcgccaaataataaaaataacaaactaCACAagtaacaaattaaaacaagcacAGCGGAATGTCAACAACACTGCAAACACAACACACGATTTATTTATGAAGTGGAAAACTCTTTGAGCACCTCAAAGGTAAAAACCAATTCGGAGCAGTCAAACCCGAGAAATCAttatatgaagattcagagttaTAGACTAGACGATATTCATAATCTTGAAGACTtctaaacttagtaagaacaacaagtgTCCTAGCTTGTCTCCCCTGACCATCTTCACGGAGTGCATTTCCTCACCGATCCTTCGGTAGACTTCTGTAATACCCCCgactttttaaattgttttaaaaagagttttaaaccctTACTCAACAAATAGCTTTTTAAATCAGCCCTAAACAGAAAACTCTAAGTCATCTCAGCTTCAAAAGCCCTCACACTTAACCATAGAGCCTTGAAGTAAAACCCAAGTTTAATCTTTTGTCCAGACGTACACTAGGGTTGCCGGATGTACACTCTTGTTTTTAGTACCGGACGTACACCGGGGGACCACACAGACGTATGCCTGACAATAGTACACATAGGGGACCACGCGGACATACACATGGGGCCACGCAGATGTATACTCTTGTTTTTAGCGCGGATGTATGCCTGGGGACCACTGGACGTATGCTACTTTTGGGTTAACCCTTGGATAATACCCAGAACGTACACTGAACTCTTTTAACCAATGTGTAATAGTACTGGACGTCCCCTACTTTTTAGAATAGTTGGCGAGCACCTCCAGCTTTTCTCCTCAATAAATACAAACCCCCACCACCCCTTTGAAGTCATCATCTTGCCCTTAGGCTCTCTGTAACCACCCATTGTGAGTGccttgtgagttttgagaattgagagagaggaagaagaaagctTGTACTCTTGCCATTTTCCAAGGTAATCTCTTAACCATTCTTATCCTCTTGTTGTCGTCCTTAAAGCCTTTTTGCATGTTTTGAGTTGCAATGGCACCATGTTAAAGTTCTTGCAATCTTTTCTACGAAAATCAAGAAAAGAGTTTTAATGTTTCTTTGATTGCTTatgttgagttttcttacgATGCATGTGCTTATTTTGTAGCCTAGAAGGAGTTATAGTAGCCTCTAGATTGCATAGGAGCCTTGAAACTCCGTTAAGAGCTTTCGACCGAAATGCCTACTCATTGACCGGACGTACGTTCCTCGAACCCGGACATACGGTCAGAAGGTCAGATATCCGCCTTCGCCCCATTTGTGCAACTTAGGTCCTAGTAACCCCCTATATTAGGTTAACCTAGTATCCTACTCGTAAGGATCCTCTAGTACTATGTGTAACGGTGTGTTATATTCcgttatagcaggatttagcaatgtcggaggattcaaacgagcgtacgaggtaagtaaacacttacgaacacttcTTAAAAATGTGAGATATGCCAATTGACtgaccacgagtatgatatgagcatgtctacatttttgtaatcacttggtaactgctttaataactagttgataagatgcattgtatgacatgggcACCGGCACGTGTggaataatggccatgggcttactatatagacttcattctatggtcaaagGTATGTGTGTgggggctttggatccaatggtttcatgaccaaggcgcaaccattccctaatgggtggtcactataggatgtacatcattagtggtgtgagCCATCCGAGGTCAAACTCAGTTATGCCACTAATGGGATGAACGGCAGCGTAAAATGGCTGGAGATTACAGGCACCTCGGGACAGCGCTAACTCTGTTGAGAAttggtaatatctcgagtagatcatacatgagagttatgacctataaagcattaatttttcctgcattaaaatacttaggagattgccgccgggagtacacccattttttattaaccaaacaatacttttatggtgtattaacacAGACAATACATCtttttaaatgattattaaaactgcacgtttatttatgcttaaatTGGCTCAATCATACTAATtgtaaggtttacttactaagttgttagacttacactgttattacccttttaggaagCATGCTCCTAGAACTCAAGAGTGGCACGGTTGCCACTACGGACCTTGCGTAGGATTTTCATGCTCTTATCAGGTTTgctttacattattattagttgctccatgttttaatttcgaggaatatacttgtccatTTGATAATTCAAtagtttctcagatttatttcacattcctataccttaactctgataatgcttaaaGGGGTAATTTCCcttttagccacaagttggttcaattggggtaattgccaataaccctcttaggttagccaaggctaattttgggggcgttacaacTTCCTTCTTCAAGCTCACCAAACCTACAATCTTCTTTTCATCAAACGAATCAAGGCAACACGCCAACAATCAAGAGAAAAGGACAGCCCAAAGCTATATCACGTCCTCTCTTGAATCAATCTCCCGAGACCTAGCACCCGTAGAGAAAAATTGAGACTTCTATCAATAAAACACAGAGAAAATACTGCCCAAAAAGTCTGTAGAAAACGGAGCAGGAAATTCCTTAAATATGAGAACATTTCCGTCGCCACGTCTTAACAAGATACTTTCTCGTTACGACGGGAAGACCAAATTCGTAGATCTGAAAAATCCACGTCCTAACGAGAAAGCAGTCTCGTCCTAACgtgaagaacaaatgtctcctCTTCGTCACTTGTCTCATCTTAATGCCGCCTCGTacgagaaaacagtagcttcaaCATTGGTCttgttacatgtcccgtcctgacgAGGTTCCTCACGAGAACATAGTAGCTTCAGTTTCACTCCCGTCACATCCTCGTCCTAATGCAGATCCTGACAAGAAAACAGTAACTCCCCGTTATATATTCCGTCTTGACGCAACTTCTGACAAGAAAACAATAATTCCCCGTTACATATCTCGTCCTAACAGCACTCCTGACAGGAAACCAGTAACTCCCTGTTACATGACTCATTCTGACAGGAAAACAGTGAGCTTTTTCAATGAGCCTCTTAGAGCCTAAAATCTATttcccaaagttttaaacaaaaagaaaaacaacaacaataaggACATTTACAAGACaagtcattgaattaggccaacCCAAAACCTAACactattaaaaatgagaaatgatatttaatagaCTCTCATACTACGGTCATACAACTATAATGACGTAATagtgaaaatcaacatttggatcaaaaagaacttgtaaaaataaaaatcaatgactgATATTCGCTgtcacatcatcatagttgtatggcCGTaatatgagagtctactaaatagcattattcattATAAATATTTGGTGAGAAAGTGCAAGGGTGACAGAAGGGAATGCTAGGTAGCCTAGGTAGCCTAGGTGTTCTTTTGGtcttaggtgaatattatttttttaaaaagcaaaaaagaaagtggcccttatttttctcactcgaattttagaaaataatatccatttaGGACTAGAAGAATACTCAGAGAAAACCTAGCATTTACCgtaaaaaaatatcacaaaagcAAACGCAATTGGattgaaaaatttgtttgaaaatgatTGAGAGATTTATTCCATCATtgaaaaattgttcaaaattgtctCTAATCTAACCTATGGAATGACTaattctagaattactctacCCAATAGGATTAGAAAatagagaaggaaaaaatgtCTTGtattaaatatgtatattattgTAGTAAAactttttatgcttttcttCTCAACACAAACTATCTTAATTggaaagcattttttttttttttaatacttttgtgCCCAGAATACATAGAGCGGTGTCATTCTTTTGGctcatttcattttaatttatgttttttttttttagcactaATTTGGTTGTGTTAAGACTTAGTATTGGATTATCCAACCTTTTTTATGTTCATGTtgtttgcttaaaaaaaaaaaattatggcatTTACAATATTACCTGAATGCACGCATGAAGAACAATTGGCACAAAAATTCCATTTGGTTGGGGCACTTGGAAGAAGTCACTTCTGCAGGCTCACCCTTCCTTTTATTTCGTGGAAAATGACTGGAAAGCCACGCACCCCCTGCAGACGTGTCAATCTCCCTATGGGCACCAACCGGAGCATTGCAACATCTGGACACCATCGTAGTACATTTCCTACCCCCGCAAAACGCGGTATAAATCCAGCGCCCGCGCACGCCACGAGTCCATCCCCATCACCCTCTCCTGCTTAATCTGCAGCGGAGAGCAAACCATGAGCGCCGAGGCGCGAGAAGAGGTGCCCAAGGGCGAGGAGGAAGCGAGCCGGTTGTTGCAGTCCCATTTCGCATCGGCGTCGGACGATGAGGAGGTGGCATTCGAGGCGCGGGAGAAGATACTGATCGCCAACGGGGAAGAGTCGGAGACGGAGGGCGTGGATTCTTCCTGGGTCCCGCCGTTCTCGTGGAAGAAGCTGTGGATGTTCACGGGGCCGGGGTTTCTGATGAGCATAGCGTTCCTGGATCCGGGTAATCTGGAGGGGGATCTGCAGGCGGGGGCGATTGCGGGCTACTCGCTGCTGTGGCTGCTCATGTGGGCGACGGCCATGGGGCTGCTCATCCAGCTTCTCTCAGCCAGGGTCGGGGTTGCCACGGGCCGCCACCTGGCCGAGCTCTGCAGGGACGAGTACCCCAACTGGGCCAGGCTGGTGCTTTGGTTCATGGCCGAGCTGGCCCTCATTGGCGCCGATATTCAGGAGGTGATTGGGAGTGCCATCGCTATCCGGATTCTCAGCAACGGGTTCTTGCCGCTTTGGGCCGGAGTCATTATTACGGCGTCCGATTGGTAATCTTTTTCATTGGTCTTgccaaatttaatttaatttttttttttttttattcttcaaatGTTGCATGTTTGTGAAGTTTCTTGAAATGTAATGTGGTTGACATAAACACTGTGAACTTTGACTTCCTTTTTGTAGTTTTTGTTTCTGGGTTCTGGGTGTTGAACTTTGAAGTGGAATTGACACCCTTCCctgtttttttcaattcataGCTAAGGTTGATTTGCTTTTTTCGGTTGTTTCTGTGATGGACAGTTTCATGTTTCTATTTCTTGAGAACTATGGAGTGAGGAAGCTAGAAGCTGTGTTTGCGGTTCTCATTGCGACCATGGCTCTATCATTCGCCTGGATGTTTGCGGACACAAAACCCAATGGGAAAGAACTTTTAATGGGTAAAAATTTGAATACTATTTTGATGGACATTAAATCAGTCAGCGTGTTTCTTTTATCAGGTATCATCATTGGCCGGGGCCGTAGAATTTAACTGAATTTGATCCTCCTCGTAGGCATTTTGATTCCAAGACTCAGCTCAAAAACAATTCGGCAGGCTGTGGGAGTTGTGGGATGTGTCATAATGCCTCACAATGTATTCTTGCACTCTGCTTTGGTACAGTCAAGAAAGATTGATCCCAACAGGAAAGGCCGGGTTCAAGAAGCACTCAACTACTATTCAATTGAGGCATCGATTGCACTCTCAATCTCCTTCATGATCAATTTGTTTGTCACAGCTGTTTTTGCCAAGGGATTTTATGGTACTGAAAAAGCCCATGGTATTGGACTAGTAAATGCAGGGAAGTATCTTGAGGAGAAGTACGGAGGAGGACTCCCAATTCTTTATATCTGGGGTATTGGGCTATTGGCGGCTGGACAGAGTAGCACAATAACTGGCACCTATGCTGGACAGTTTATCATGGGAGGCTTTCTCAACCTCCGTCTTAAGAAATGGCTGAGGGCTTTGATCACACGGAGTTTTGCAATTGTGCCAACTATCATCGTAGCTCTTGTATTTAATACATCTGAGCATTCGTTGGATGTCTTGAATGAGTGGCTTAATGTGCTTCAGTCAATACAGATTCCTTTTGCACTTATTCCCCTTCTTACATTGGTGGCCAATGAGCAGGTCATGGGGGTCTTCAGAATTGGGCCTGTTCTTGAGGTAAGTTATGATTCATGAGCTTcactacactttttttttcttttctttttttttttctctctctctctcttgttgataaataatattaatgtcattgaaaaatagaatattGTACAGGAGGTATACAGAGGGGTTCCCTAAAGAATCACATTCTGAGATTTAAATAATCAATAAAATctacaaaagcaaaaaatttcgacatattatattttattatgagAATAAATCCTACCACTTCTGGTGGTCCTGGGTTTTCcgcacttgaaaaaaaaaaaaaaacttgggagAATTAGTAGAAACACTGCCATAAGCCGTAGACCCCTCAAGCAAGGAATGTAGGAATGCCAATTTAAGCTCCAGAATAGGCAATTTGGAAGGCAGCCCCCTTTGGCCTTTTGTGGACAATTTACTACTATGTCATTTTGGGCATactatttttcacttttgtgTTGACAGCCATATGTTGTGTTTCAGACCTTGTAGCCTCAAGCTTTTAACAATAGGGGTAAACAATGAGGCATCTATTTAGTCTATTACTTGAATCAGTTATGgttgaaattgattttagaTCACCACATACTCGACAAATTCAACTTTGATGTTTGGAAAAAAAGTTACTAAGAGAAAAAGGACAAACTTAAGAAATTGCTTCTCATGTCAAAACAACCATCAACTGTTATTTGTTTCAAATTTCTCTTGAAACAGTTCTAATTACTTGCTTGCTCATTCTTGTACTTGATCCTCATTATGATTCcggtttgtctttttttttttttgacgtaaaatatGTCTATTGATATATGTATTGATCGAATTAATTTTCCATTTGGATTCTCAATGTCAATTAAGTTTTATCTTAAACTGTATTGTCTACTCACATCTCTATTGGTAACGCAAATTTAAGTTAGCAATTCATCTAGGACTGTACTAGAGAGATTTGTAAACGCACTAACAAGAAGTACGtatttatattttgagttttgttttctttgagcTTGTGTTTTTCATGTTAACCTGATTTGTTGATTACTGTTTGCACGCAAGTATACCATGGGAAACaagaatcctctccatttcatttgaaaactaTTAATTTTATGGTCAGGATTTAAAATTGGTGCATTTAATGGCGTACATGAAGCCAATGttggcattttttaaaattttttaaataatatgacatcATGTACACCGTTAGATACACCAAATTTTaatcttgaccataaaataaa from Corylus avellana chromosome ca6, CavTom2PMs-1.0 includes the following:
- the LOC132183844 gene encoding metal transporter Nramp2-like; protein product: MSAEAREEVPKGEEEASRLLQSHFASASDDEEVAFEAREKILIANGEESETEGVDSSWVPPFSWKKLWMFTGPGFLMSIAFLDPGNLEGDLQAGAIAGYSLLWLLMWATAMGLLIQLLSARVGVATGRHLAELCRDEYPNWARLVLWFMAELALIGADIQEVIGSAIAIRILSNGFLPLWAGVIITASDCFMFLFLENYGVRKLEAVFAVLIATMALSFAWMFADTKPNGKELLMGILIPRLSSKTIRQAVGVVGCVIMPHNVFLHSALVQSRKIDPNRKGRVQEALNYYSIEASIALSISFMINLFVTAVFAKGFYGTEKAHGIGLVNAGKYLEEKYGGGLPILYIWGIGLLAAGQSSTITGTYAGQFIMGGFLNLRLKKWLRALITRSFAIVPTIIVALVFNTSEHSLDVLNEWLNVLQSIQIPFALIPLLTLVANEQVMGVFRIGPVLERVAWTVAALVMVINGYLLLDFFVSEVKGLLFGFVVCTGTAAYIAFIVYLVLRSGAVPPDWITILSKRFAYTGN